The segment GCCTGCATTTCGGTTGGTCCATAAAAGTTAACGACAGCCTGAACCTGACTGGAGACTTCCGGGTTCTCAGTCTCTCCTTCTAATTCCGCTTCCGAATCGGCGAGGCCTAACATCAGCGAAAGATGACCTCCGGCGGAATCACCAATTGCTCCAATGTGGTCCGCATCGATCTGGTATTTGTCGGCGTTTAATCTTAACCAGCGAACGGCTGCCTTCACGTCGTGTATCTGGGCCGGAAAATGAGGTTCGGCAATCGCAGTATCTTTTTCATCCATTTCGAACTTCATCAATCGATAGCTAATCGTAACGGCCACATAACCCTGTTTCGCCGCTTCCTGAATCTGTGAAAGGTACTTGGTCCGATGCCCCAATGCCCAACCACCACCATGGATGAATACGATCGCCGGACATTTGCGGTTATCCGCAGGTCGCGCCAGATCCAGCTGTAACTGTTGATCGCCCACCTGTTTATAAATGATCTCTTTTTCGATCCGAATATTCTCCGCAGCGGAGAGAAACCCGCTACAAAAGAGAAGGGAACCGAGAAGAACCCAACCAGAACAACGCGAGAAGACGAACATCAATTAGTGCCTCAATAAGGGAAAAGCAGCAATACACTTGCTCACTCACTCTATCCTAATAGAACGGGAGTGACAATCAGTGAGTCCATACCTGGCAGAGATTGTCCCCCCTGCACCCTCGGTAAGGGTTTAATACTTTGGTTTGCCCCTTTCCGACTCTATACTGGATTGAATCAGTATTGGTTTCACAGAATCACTGCCTCTGAAATACGGGGCGTATCAACTTCGCTAGAAACTCCTTCCCAAGGATCTGTTTATGAATGCCCCCCGTTTCGCTCCCTCGGTAAGTGTCGCTTGCGTGGTTAGTCTGTTTTCCATTTCGTTCCTGGCCGCCGCGGACAAATCAGAAGAAGCCAAACCCTCAGCCGCCGCCGAATTTGCCAAGTTGATCCGACCGCAGACACCGGGCGATTTCAATATGCATACCCGCTCCCGAATTGAAACCGAGAGTGGCGAAATCAAAATCCTCGATGAAGTAAAACCATGGAAAGTCTCCGAAACAGCCATCATCATCTGCGACATGTGGGACGATGTCTATTGCCAGATGGCGGCGCAACGTGTTGACATGATGGCTCCTCACATGAATGAAGTTGTCACAGCGGCCCGCGCTCATGGGGCGCTCGTCATCCATGCTCCCAGTGGCTGTATGGATTTTTACAAAGGGTCGTTCAATCGCCAGCGGGCAGAGTACGCACCGCACAGTGACTCACCGTTGGAATTAAAAGGTTGGTGCTATCTCGATCCGGAAACGGAAGCAGAGATGCCCGTTGTCACTGAAGTCTCTCCCTGTGACGATCCAATCACGCCACCCGCCGTTCGCGTCTACACGCGTCAACACGAAGACATCAAAATCATTGGTTACGACGCCATCAGCGATAGCGGTCAGGAAGTTTATAACCTGCTTCAACAGGAGGGAATCAAGAATGTCGTGATGATGGGCGTTCACACCAATATGTGCGTGCTCGGTCGCCCCTTTGGTATTCGCCAGTTGACGCGACTCGGTTACAACGTCGCCTTGGCCCGCGATTTAACCGACGCCATGTACGATCCCCGCCAACCACCCTACGTCAGTCACACACGCGGGACGGAATTGGTCATTGAGCACATCGAACAGTACTGGTGCCCATCGATCAAAGGAAGCGACCTAATCGCCGTCATTCCCGGATCCAACGATCCCCTACCCGAACAGACCAAACCTGCTGTCAGCCAGAGCCAGCAGTAGCGCTCTCACAATCATAAATAGCAAAGAGCAAGCACGTAGGTTTTGAACCACACAGCCACCAAGGGCACTGAGAGTTTCATAGAATACCCTATGAGCTCTGAGGCTCGATTACCGATGATTTCTTAGTGACTTCTTAGTGACTTCGTGTCTTAGTGGTTCAAAGAAACTGGATAACCCGAACAAATAGCATTAGTCGGAGCAGGAGATCTACAGCAAATAGCCTCCTTTTGTCCCCCGGCCCGGCCCGAGTTCGATTAGCTGTTCGGCCTGCTTCAGCAATTGGGGGTGGTTGTCGATGACAACTAAGGTATGCCCCACCTCCAGCATCCGGTTGAAGTATTCCAGTAGCGGTTCGATATCTGCCGGATGCAAACCCGAAGTTGGTTCATCCAGTAAGAACAGCGTTCTCGCACCGGAACCCTGTAGCA is part of the Polystyrenella longa genome and harbors:
- a CDS encoding alpha/beta hydrolase; amino-acid sequence: MFVFSRCSGWVLLGSLLFCSGFLSAAENIRIEKEIIYKQVGDQQLQLDLARPADNRKCPAIVFIHGGGWALGHRTKYLSQIQEAAKQGYVAVTISYRLMKFEMDEKDTAIAEPHFPAQIHDVKAAVRWLRLNADKYQIDADHIGAIGDSAGGHLSLMLGLADSEAELEGETENPEVSSQVQAVVNFYGPTEMQACYEASSVAWLMRLFMGGTPAEQPGNYVASSPVQYIKSTSPPVLTFQGELDRLVPIAQARLLDQKMNDAGASHTLVVYPTQKHGFDQEHKQKSKVQMYEFFDQHLKAKPAPVE
- a CDS encoding isochorismatase family protein, producing MNAPRFAPSVSVACVVSLFSISFLAAADKSEEAKPSAAAEFAKLIRPQTPGDFNMHTRSRIETESGEIKILDEVKPWKVSETAIIICDMWDDVYCQMAAQRVDMMAPHMNEVVTAARAHGALVIHAPSGCMDFYKGSFNRQRAEYAPHSDSPLELKGWCYLDPETEAEMPVVTEVSPCDDPITPPAVRVYTRQHEDIKIIGYDAISDSGQEVYNLLQQEGIKNVVMMGVHTNMCVLGRPFGIRQLTRLGYNVALARDLTDAMYDPRQPPYVSHTRGTELVIEHIEQYWCPSIKGSDLIAVIPGSNDPLPEQTKPAVSQSQQ